In Solanum lycopersicum chromosome 5, SLM_r2.1, the following are encoded in one genomic region:
- the LOC101255592 gene encoding bidirectional sugar transporter N3 has product MALFDLHHPWLFVFGVLGNVISILVFLAPVPAFRRICKEKSTMGYQSVPYVVALFSSMLWMYYAFIKKNTILLVSINSFGCIVETIYITIFILYASKEARRQTVQLLVLLIGGLYTLIFLITLFPLNGVLRVQVVGWICVTVAVGVFAAPLSIVFQVVRTRTVEFMPFTLSFFLTLSAIMWFGYGLLLKDLCIALPNVLGFFLGMIQMLLYGIYRNAKPAIDLEKKVCEHAVNSEQIYPVDSEDVNFNDTEEINMAAIVPVVVANNNENEERLGDDVAQVKLQPFQTPVLVVCAA; this is encoded by the exons ATGGCCTTATTTGACCTCCACCATCCATGGCTCTTCGTCTTTGGAGTCTTAG GAAATGTTATCTCCATATTGGTCTTCTTAGCTCCGGT GCCAGCATTCAGACGAATTTGCAAAGAAAAATCAACGATGGGTTATCAATCAGTACCTTACGTGGTAGCACTATTTTCATCGATGTTATGGATGTATTATGcatttatcaagaaaaatacaatTCTTCTAGTCTCCATCAATTCCTTTGGTTGCATTGTTGAGACCATTTACATTACGATTTTCATTCTCTACGCATCCAAGGAGGCTAGG AGGCAAACGGTGCAACTTTTGGTATTATTGATCGGAGGATTATACACACTCATATTTTTGATCACTTTATTTCCTCTGAATGGAGTCCTACGCGTACAAGTTGTTGGTTGGATTTGTGTAACCGTAGCAGTGGGTGTTTTTGCAGCACCTCTTAGCATCGTG tttCAAGTGGTTCGAACAAGGACTGTGGAATTCATGCCTTTCACcctctctttctttcttactttgaGTGCTATCATGTGGTTTGGCTATGGACTCCTCCTTAAGGACTTGTGTATTGCA TTGCCGAATGTACTGGGTTTTTTTCTGGGAATGATTCAAATGTTGTTATATGGAATTTACCGGAACGCAAAGCCAGCGATAGATTTAGAGAAAAAAGTTTGTGAGCATGCAGTAAACTCGGAGCAGATTTATCCTGTTGATTCCGAAGACGTTAATTTCAACGATACAGAGGAAATTAACATGGCCGCTATAGTTCCAGTAGTGGTGGCAAATAACAATGAGAATGAGGAGAGACTTGGTGATGACGTAGCACAAGTGAAGTTGCAGCCCTTTCAAACACCGGTGCTTGTGGTGTGTGCTGCATGA